Proteins found in one Triticum urartu cultivar G1812 chromosome 4, Tu2.1, whole genome shotgun sequence genomic segment:
- the LOC125553369 gene encoding uncharacterized protein LOC125553369, with translation MHEELRLLLNCCFHKLLEAHRHDHSWSGQWTIGDWYVLDDGRVEIEVPPVMYQDHAELLTACKADLKKFATSIVSLFAIQGDFPAYLLHFSKELKGDVQNMTYDDYFGSDKERESRVYLSGHGWYMEYLEFHPALLSPVARLALIEGWYLCINDLQYDRWIEFTSVLCSRLDWMQVITDNSADEVDDLVWLTFWYKAGKPNPLDSSTWKPRYKDTWAKKHLFLRQLCYHSYRHTKFAGGIQSVKNEDEPELNAARLEPDFLPEFVKLLLSERKMTEGFFRHWQAYRRQKF, from the exons ATGCATGAGGAATTGCGGCTTTTGCTGAATTGTTGTTTCCATAAACTGCTCGAAGCCCACCGCCATGACCATTCGTGGAGTGGACAATGGACCATTGGTGATTGGTATGTTCTAGATGATGGGAGGGTTGAGATCGAAGTCCCTCCTGTGATGTATCAGGACCATGCTGAACTGTTGACTGCCTGCAAAGCTGATTTAAAGAAATTTGCGACATCCATTGTCTCGCTGTTTGCTATACAAGGCGATTTTCCGGCTTATTTGCTCCATTTCTCCAAAGAGCTCAAGGGTGATGTGCAAAATATGACTTATGATGACTATTTTGGCAGTGACAAGGAGAGGGAGTCCCGGGTGTATTTGTCTGGGCATGGGTGGTACATGGAGTATCTAGAGTTCCATCCTGCATTGTTGTCTCCGGTAGCAAGACTTGCTTTGATTGAAGGATGGTATCTCTGTATTAATGATCTTCAGTATGACAGGTGGATTGAGTTCACCAGTGTCTTATGCTCACGATTGGATTGGATGCAAGTAATTACCGACAACAGTGCTGATGAAGTTGATGATCTCGTGTGGTTGACGTTTTGGTACAAAGCAGGAAAACCTAATCCGCTAGATTCGTCAACTTGGAAGCCACGATACAAAGATACTTGGGCAAAAAAGCACTTGTTCTTACGGCAACTGTGCTATCATTCGTACCGGCACACCAAG TTTGCAGGGGGTATTCAGAGCGTTAAGAATGAAGATGAGCCGGAGCTCAATGCAGCTCGACTGGAACCTGATTTTCTGCCAGAGTTTGTGAAGCTCCTCCTCAGTGAACGGAAGATGACCGAGGGTTTCTTTCGACACTGGCAGGCTTATCGCAGGCAGAAGTTTTGA